A region of Selenomonadales bacterium 4137-cl DNA encodes the following proteins:
- a CDS encoding alpha-ketoacid dehydrogenase subunit beta, which translates to MTVISYAKAINEAHRQLLATDERVFVIGQGVESPWCVGTTTLGLIDQFGTNRVIDTPISELAVTGSAIGAAMTGMRPIVFHPRMDFMYLALDPIINHCASWHYMFGGAVNVPVTIRGIVNRGNEQAAQHSQSPYSLYCHVPGLKVVAPASPYDAKGLLVAAVRDDNPVLYIDDRWLYQTEEEVPDEIYEVPLGKGKVCREGTDVTVVAVSYLVKEAITAAAELAKLGISVEVIDPRTLKPLDTDLILNSVKKTGRLVIADPDNPICSLGDHISSLVYGNFFGRLKGPIQRVNLPDAPAPASTALEKAYYPNHQNIIASVRTLFRQ; encoded by the coding sequence ATGACAGTGATAAGCTACGCGAAAGCGATCAACGAAGCCCACCGGCAGCTATTGGCGACGGACGAGCGGGTCTTCGTCATCGGCCAGGGAGTGGAAAGCCCCTGGTGTGTCGGCACGACTACCCTGGGACTCATCGACCAATTCGGCACCAACCGGGTTATCGACACGCCGATTTCCGAACTCGCCGTCACCGGCTCGGCCATCGGCGCCGCAATGACCGGCATGCGGCCCATCGTCTTCCACCCACGCATGGACTTTATGTACCTGGCCCTTGACCCCATCATCAACCATTGCGCCAGCTGGCACTACATGTTCGGCGGCGCGGTCAACGTCCCTGTGACCATCCGCGGGATCGTCAACCGAGGCAACGAGCAGGCCGCCCAGCATTCGCAAAGCCCTTACTCCCTCTACTGCCATGTCCCCGGCCTCAAAGTCGTCGCCCCCGCGTCCCCCTACGACGCCAAAGGGCTGCTCGTGGCCGCCGTCAGAGACGACAACCCGGTGCTCTATATCGACGACCGCTGGCTATACCAGACCGAAGAAGAAGTCCCCGACGAAATATATGAAGTACCCCTCGGCAAAGGCAAGGTCTGCCGTGAGGGGACCGACGTCACAGTCGTGGCCGTATCCTACCTCGTCAAAGAAGCGATCACAGCTGCGGCTGAGCTTGCCAAGCTGGGGATCAGCGTCGAAGTAATCGACCCCCGCACCCTCAAGCCGCTTGACACAGATCTTATCCTGAACTCGGTAAAGAAAACCGGCCGACTGGTAATCGCCGACCCCGACAACCCTATCTGCAGTCTGGGCGACCACATCTCCTCCCTCGTCTATGGCAACTTTTTCGGCCGACTGAAAGGCCCCATCCAGAGGGTCAACCTCCCTGACGCTCCCGCCCCGGCCAGCACCGCGCTGGAGAAAGCCTACTACCCGAACCACCAGAACATAATCGCCTCCGTCAGGACGCTTTTCAGGCAATAG
- the galU gene encoding UTP--glucose-1-phosphate uridylyltransferase GalU, producing MPEMRKIRKAVIPAAGLGTRFLPATKAQPKEMLPIVDKPAIQYIIEEAIQSGIEEILIITGRNKRAIEDHFDRAVELELTLKAQGKYDLLGLVEEISNVTIHYVRQKEPRGLGHAVLCAKQFVGPEPFAVLLGDDIIDAAVPCLKQLLDVYEDHPGTILGVQEVPQDRVSSYGIVKPVPVGENLWKAADLVEKPPQAEAPSRLAVLGRYIIEPEVFPILETTPPGRGGEIQLTDALRVLAASRPVYAYHFDGRRYDVGDKQGYLEATIEFALKRPDLRDQFLQYLIKTVKPLLVGQEAACSRRPE from the coding sequence ATGCCAGAAATGCGTAAAATCAGAAAAGCCGTCATCCCCGCGGCCGGCCTCGGCACGCGCTTCCTCCCGGCCACCAAGGCCCAGCCCAAGGAAATGCTGCCCATTGTCGACAAGCCAGCCATCCAATACATCATCGAAGAAGCCATCCAGTCGGGCATCGAAGAGATCCTCATCATCACCGGCCGCAACAAACGGGCCATCGAAGACCACTTCGACCGCGCCGTCGAGCTTGAGCTCACCCTCAAGGCCCAGGGCAAATACGACCTCCTCGGCCTGGTCGAGGAAATATCCAATGTCACCATCCACTATGTCCGCCAAAAGGAACCGCGCGGCCTCGGCCACGCCGTCCTCTGCGCCAAACAATTCGTCGGCCCCGAGCCGTTCGCCGTCCTCCTGGGCGACGACATCATCGACGCCGCCGTCCCCTGCCTCAAACAACTGCTTGACGTCTACGAGGACCATCCCGGCACCATCCTCGGCGTCCAGGAAGTCCCTCAGGACAGGGTGTCAAGCTACGGCATCGTCAAACCCGTTCCGGTCGGCGAAAACCTCTGGAAAGCCGCCGACCTCGTCGAAAAGCCGCCCCAGGCCGAGGCCCCATCGCGCCTTGCCGTCCTTGGCCGCTACATCATCGAGCCCGAAGTCTTCCCAATCCTTGAAACCACCCCGCCCGGCCGCGGCGGCGAAATCCAGCTCACCGACGCCCTCCGCGTCCTGGCCGCCAGCCGGCCGGTCTATGCCTACCACTTCGACGGCCGCCGCTACGACGTTGGCGACAAGCAGGGCTACCTCGAAGCCACCATCGAATTCGCCCTCAAGCGCCCCGATCTCCGCGACCAATTCCTCCAGTATCTTATAAAAACAGTCAAACCCCTCCTGGTCGGCCAGGAAGCTGCCTGCAGCCGCCGGCCGGAATAA
- a CDS encoding phosphoglucomutase/phosphomannomutase family protein has product MIKFGTDGWRGIISEDYTFSNVRLVAHAIADYILGRGEAAKGVVVGYDARFLSRSYAEDCAGVLASRGVTVWLSDAILPTPALTWQVKDRQAAGGIMITASHNPGEYNGLKFKASYGGSASPEIIADIETYVRRRETEGGEYPKIPLPAGVEAFSPHDPYLDHIDAVLDPKTLAASKGKILFDVMHGAASGYAARLAARHGLDLVEVRSEYNPSFGGVNPEPIDKNLAALRAAMAEHKAAVSLATDGDGDRIGAIDADGRFINAHQIIALLAKYLHEKRGWTGGIAQTLTVSELVKRVAAKYGLKLYETPVGFKYIANLMLSEDILIGGEESGGIGIKNYIPERDGVLLGFLLIEVVAAYGKTLGQLLDEMMAELGHFYYGREDLHLDDARKNRLMASLVPAPPAALGTLKPLSSNCTDGCKLYVDGGWVMFRASGTEPIVRVYAEAGSPELLATILTEAVNYARNA; this is encoded by the coding sequence ATGATAAAATTCGGTACCGACGGCTGGCGCGGCATAATCAGCGAAGACTACACCTTCAGCAACGTTAGGCTGGTGGCCCACGCCATCGCCGACTACATCCTCGGCCGCGGCGAAGCGGCCAAAGGGGTCGTCGTAGGCTACGACGCCCGTTTCCTCTCCCGCAGCTACGCCGAAGACTGCGCCGGTGTTTTGGCGTCGCGCGGCGTCACCGTTTGGCTCTCTGACGCCATCCTGCCCACCCCGGCCCTCACCTGGCAGGTCAAAGACCGCCAGGCCGCCGGCGGCATAATGATCACCGCCAGCCACAACCCCGGCGAATACAACGGCCTCAAATTCAAAGCCTCCTATGGCGGCTCGGCCTCGCCCGAAATCATCGCCGACATCGAAACCTACGTCCGCCGCCGCGAAACAGAAGGCGGCGAGTACCCCAAAATCCCCCTGCCGGCCGGCGTCGAAGCCTTCTCGCCCCATGACCCTTACCTCGACCACATCGACGCCGTCCTCGACCCGAAAACCCTCGCCGCCAGCAAAGGCAAGATCCTGTTCGACGTCATGCACGGCGCGGCCAGCGGGTACGCCGCCAGGCTCGCCGCCCGCCACGGCCTCGACCTCGTCGAAGTCAGAAGCGAATACAACCCCTCCTTCGGCGGCGTCAACCCCGAGCCCATCGATAAAAACCTCGCCGCCCTCCGCGCCGCCATGGCCGAGCACAAGGCGGCCGTCAGCCTCGCCACCGACGGCGACGGCGACCGCATCGGCGCCATCGACGCCGACGGCCGCTTCATCAATGCCCACCAGATCATCGCCCTGCTCGCCAAATACCTCCACGAAAAGCGCGGCTGGACCGGCGGCATAGCCCAGACCCTCACCGTTTCCGAACTCGTCAAGCGGGTCGCCGCCAAATACGGCCTCAAACTCTACGAAACCCCTGTCGGCTTCAAATACATCGCCAACCTCATGCTCTCCGAGGACATCCTCATCGGCGGCGAAGAATCCGGCGGCATCGGCATCAAAAACTACATCCCCGAGCGCGACGGCGTCCTCCTCGGCTTCCTGCTCATCGAAGTCGTCGCCGCCTACGGCAAAACCCTCGGCCAGCTTCTCGACGAAATGATGGCCGAGCTCGGCCACTTCTACTACGGGCGCGAAGACCTCCACCTCGACGACGCGCGGAAAAACCGCCTGATGGCGTCCCTCGTCCCCGCGCCGCCCGCGGCTCTGGGCACCCTCAAACCCCTCTCCTCGAACTGCACCGATGGCTGCAAACTCTACGTCGACGGCGGCTGGGTAATGTTCCGCGCCTCCGGCACCGAGCCCATCGTCAGGGTCTACGCCGAAGCCGGCAGCCCCGAACTGCTCGCCACCATCCTTACCGAGGCGGTGAACTATGCCAGAAATGCGTAA
- a CDS encoding mannose-1-phosphate guanylyltransferase/mannose-6-phosphate isomerase has protein sequence MKIIILAGGGGTRLFPLSRANYPKQFLKLGGPHSLLAQTVARFLPLVAAKDIVIVTNHDHLHHVRAELSACSATAAHIILEPVGRNTAPAVALAARYCIDKLGADDNELLLVTPSDHLVGNPAAFVQAIRQASTAAGSRIVTFGVRPDKPETGYGYIQAGAKQGDAYIVDSFKEKPDAQTAERYLKAGNYYWNSGLFAFTVGTFADELSRHQPAIHAGLEQSYEALLERFADLPDISLDYAIAEKSDRIVTIPLDADWSDIGSWDAIYDVLPKDAAGNAIHGDCLPVSCRDSLILGHSRLIAGIGLEDILVVETDDVILVAKKGESQKVKEIVAELKARGRREAAEHTTVYRPWGRYSVLGEGPGYKLKKIVVNPGQRLSLQLHHHRSEHWIVIGGTAKVTIGAQEQMVHENESAFVPVSTKHRLENPGKIPLEMIEVQNGKYLEEDDIVRFDDIYGRA, from the coding sequence ATGAAAATCATCATCCTTGCCGGTGGCGGCGGCACCAGGCTCTTCCCGCTGTCGCGGGCCAACTACCCCAAACAGTTTCTCAAGCTCGGCGGCCCGCATTCCCTCCTGGCGCAAACGGTAGCCCGCTTCCTGCCGTTGGTGGCCGCAAAGGATATCGTCATCGTCACCAACCACGACCATCTTCACCATGTCCGGGCCGAGCTGTCGGCCTGCAGCGCCACTGCCGCCCACATCATCCTCGAGCCCGTCGGCCGCAACACCGCCCCCGCCGTAGCCCTCGCGGCCCGCTACTGCATCGATAAGCTTGGCGCAGATGACAACGAACTCCTCCTCGTCACCCCCTCCGATCACCTCGTAGGCAACCCCGCAGCATTCGTGCAGGCCATTCGCCAGGCATCCACAGCGGCTGGCAGCCGTATCGTCACCTTCGGCGTCCGGCCCGACAAACCCGAGACCGGCTATGGCTACATACAGGCCGGCGCCAAACAGGGCGACGCATACATCGTCGATTCCTTCAAGGAAAAACCCGACGCCCAAACCGCCGAACGCTACCTCAAGGCCGGTAACTATTACTGGAACTCCGGCCTGTTCGCCTTCACCGTCGGTACCTTCGCCGACGAACTATCCCGGCACCAACCGGCTATCCACGCCGGCCTTGAACAATCTTACGAAGCACTGCTCGAGAGATTCGCCGACCTGCCGGACATCTCGCTCGACTACGCCATCGCCGAAAAATCCGATCGTATCGTCACCATCCCCCTAGACGCCGACTGGAGCGACATCGGCTCCTGGGACGCCATCTACGACGTCCTCCCCAAGGACGCCGCCGGCAACGCCATTCACGGCGACTGTCTGCCGGTCAGCTGCCGCGACTCCCTTATCCTCGGCCACAGCCGCCTCATCGCCGGCATCGGCCTAGAAGACATCCTCGTCGTCGAAACCGACGATGTCATCCTTGTCGCTAAAAAAGGGGAATCCCAGAAGGTCAAGGAAATCGTCGCGGAGCTCAAGGCCCGCGGCCGGCGCGAAGCCGCCGAGCACACCACCGTCTACCGTCCGTGGGGCCGCTACAGCGTACTCGGCGAAGGCCCGGGCTACAAGCTAAAAAAAATCGTCGTCAATCCTGGCCAGCGCCTCAGTCTCCAGCTCCACCACCACCGCAGCGAACACTGGATCGTCATCGGCGGCACGGCCAAAGTCACCATCGGCGCGCAGGAACAGATGGTCCACGAAAACGAAAGCGCCTTCGTGCCCGTCTCCACAAAACACCGCCTGGAGAACCCTGGCAAGATACCGCTGGAAATGATCGAAGTTCAAAACGGCAAATACCTCGAAGAAGACGACATCGTCCGCTTCGACGACATCTACGGCCGCGCCTGA